The Arachis duranensis cultivar V14167 unplaced genomic scaffold, aradu.V14167.gnm2.J7QH unplaced_Scaffold_139413, whole genome shotgun sequence genome window below encodes:
- the LOC107472512 gene encoding uncharacterized protein LOC107472512 has translation MAELQAEVKRLAELSAQNNTNKRDEGNPKSSSQVVTDLLITNPPKERLTLDNPFSEEITNYQMPKHFTLPSSLEPYKGIGDPQAHIKKFQSMMFFNGPKNEPILCRAFPTYLDGAALLWFSKLPEGSISSFEELARSFIDYFAAARIYVHGSDYLGTIRQGPQESLKDYLTRFADATMEIPDLDLAVHLHAIKAGLKPGKFRETIAVTKPKTLEEFWERAAGQMEIEELREAEKVDRRQPRKEESRTIKSGDNRDTRKTFKLTPKFDNYTRFNTKRERIIKEILNAKIIKPSVRAGSYQDQRFMDRTKHCAFHQKYGHTTDECIIAKDLLERLARQGLLDKYIKGTRHKGAKTNPDEQQTPRNKETDKWPSNNPQRNHQLHIRRIRMWWRNSLGTKKKLPHYASNRRNNATL, from the coding sequence ATGGCTGAACTTCAAGCAGAGGTCAAAAGACTGGCCGAGCTGTCAGCACAAAATAATACCAACAAGCGGGATGAAGGCAATCCCAAGAGCTCATCCCAAGTCGTGACTGACCTATTAATCACCAACCCCCCGAAGGAGAGATTAACCCTGGATAACCCATTTTCCGAGGAGATTACCAATTACCAAATGCCAAAACATTTTACACTACCTTCCTCACTCGAGCCATATAAGGGGATTGGTGACCCCCAGGCTCACATTAAGAAATTTCAGTCTATGATGTTCTTTAATGGACCTAAAAATGAACCTATCCTTTGCAGGGCTTTTCCGACCTACCTCGACGGCGCGGCCCTCCTTTGGTTCTCAAAACTACCTGAAGGATCAATCTCTTCCTTCGAGGAATTGGCAAGATCCTTCATAGACTACTTTGCTGCTGCCCGCATTTATGTGCACGGATCAGATTATCTCGGCACCATCCGCCAAGGTCCCCAAGAAAGCTTGAAGGATTATTTAACCAGATTCGCTGACGCAACAATGGAGATACCCGATCTAGATCTTGCTGTCCATCTCCACGCCATAAAAGCCGGCCTCAAACCGGGAAAATTCAGAGAAACAATTGCCGTCACAAAACCGAAAACCCTGGAGGAATTCTGGGAAAGGGCCGCAGGGCAGATGGAAATTGAAGAACTCCGAGAGGCCGAGAAAGTAGACAGAAGGCAACCACGAAAGGAAGAAAGCCGAACAATCAAATCAGGGGACAACAGAGACACCAGAAAAACGTTTAAGCTTACACCAAAGTTTGACAACTACACCAGGTTCAACAccaagagagagaggatcatcaAGGAAATACTCAACGCCAAAATCATCAAACCCTCTGTTAGGGCCGGAAGCTACCAAGACCAACGGTTCATGGACAGGACCAAGCATTGCGCCTTCCATCAGAAATATGGTCATACCACCGACGAGTGCATCATAGCCAAAGACTTGCTGGAAAGATTAGCCCGACAAGGACTCCTAGACAAATACATCAAAGGTACAAGGCACAAAGGAGCAAAAACAAATCCAGATGAGCAACAAACTCCAAGGAACAAAGAAACCGACAAATGGCCGAGCAACAACCCCCAAAGGAATCATCAATTGCATATCAGGAGGATTCGCATGTGGTGGAGAAACAGCCTCGGCACGAAAAAGAAGCTACCACACTATGCTAGCAATCGAAGGAACAACGCCACACTATAA